One window of the Natrinema sp. CBA1119 genome contains the following:
- a CDS encoding 6-hydroxymethylpterin diphosphokinase MptE-like protein, protein MEFDEWEPIYEAICSDFGYDRAGDERGRDLLASLLEKSFDLADLSFVGGATAAIAGAGPSLETERDLERAREADVVLAASTAVDTLASRGIDVDCMVTDLDKNPDTVERLTARGTPVAVHGHGDNLAAIRDVVPECNTAYVLPTTQAAPRGPVRNVGGFTDGDRAAFLADHVGAARLEFVGWDFDDPSVDPAKAHKLEWAERLLYWLESRRDERFAVLDGRRDSIDTDGIPVGSR, encoded by the coding sequence ATGGAGTTCGACGAGTGGGAGCCCATCTACGAGGCGATCTGCAGCGATTTCGGCTACGATCGTGCCGGTGACGAACGAGGACGCGATCTCCTCGCGTCGCTTCTCGAGAAGTCGTTCGATCTCGCCGACCTCTCGTTCGTCGGCGGAGCGACCGCCGCTATCGCCGGAGCGGGCCCGTCGCTCGAGACCGAGCGGGACCTCGAGCGAGCGCGGGAGGCCGACGTCGTCCTCGCCGCGTCGACGGCCGTCGACACGCTCGCGAGCCGCGGTATCGACGTCGACTGCATGGTGACCGATCTCGACAAGAACCCCGACACCGTCGAGCGACTCACGGCTCGGGGCACTCCGGTCGCGGTCCACGGCCACGGTGATAATCTCGCCGCGATTCGCGACGTCGTCCCCGAGTGTAACACTGCGTACGTCCTCCCGACGACGCAGGCCGCACCCCGCGGACCGGTCCGAAACGTCGGCGGCTTCACCGACGGCGACCGCGCGGCGTTTCTCGCCGACCACGTCGGCGCCGCGCGCCTCGAGTTCGTCGGCTGGGATTTCGACGATCCGTCGGTCGACCCCGCGAAGGCTCACAAACTCGAGTGGGCCGAACGCCTCCTCTATTGGCTCGAGTCGCGCCGCGACGAGCGGTTCGCGGTGCTCGACGGCCGACGGGATTCGATCGACACCGACGGAATTCCCGTCGGCTCGCGGTAA
- a CDS encoding HalOD1 output domain-containing protein — protein sequence MSYLDNTSTPDGTGPPSQAIIEAVAAREGVDVTDVEPPAYDPLFTVVNPEALDELFTTTAGTASSVVVRLEYEGYELVVRNGSDVEVRDPSADDSVNSPIEE from the coding sequence ATGTCCTACCTGGACAATACGTCGACGCCCGACGGGACTGGTCCGCCGTCCCAGGCCATCATCGAGGCCGTCGCAGCGCGCGAAGGCGTCGACGTCACCGACGTCGAGCCGCCGGCGTACGACCCGCTGTTTACGGTCGTCAACCCGGAAGCGCTCGACGAACTGTTCACGACCACCGCCGGTACCGCCAGCAGCGTGGTGGTCCGACTCGAGTACGAGGGCTACGAGCTCGTCGTTCGCAACGGCAGCGACGTTGAGGTCCGCGATCCCTCGGCCGACGACTCCGTCAACAGCCCGATCGAAGAGTAG
- a CDS encoding deoxyribodipyrimidine photo-lyase: MIVHWHRRDLRTVDNRGLARAASIDEPIVPLFVLDPTVLEHASPVRVACLLEALHDLRSRYREYGSDLIVERGEASGVVPDVAAEYDASSVVWNEDYSGLARERDRAVRAALADDGVNCESVHDSIHHEPGSITPNQGEHYSVFSYFWTKWRDREKRVPADEPAGTDFATVSGETIPSLAELGFDDPAASPPTVTTTAARERVEDFCDGPIYRYAAERDYPATDGTSRLSPHCKWGTIGPRELYAATEQAAERAETADDRESVREFQRQLAWREFYAHVLAFNPETVVENFSGYANEIEWRNDPDELEAWKAGETGYPIVDAGMRQLRAEGWMHNRVRMLVASFLTKDLLTDWRAGYDWFRRLLADHDTANDVGGWQWAGSTGTDAQPYFRVFNPMKQGREYDPDGEYVREYVSELGEASADEIHGWHDLEPAERERIAPAYPAPIVEHADRRERAIELFERARGEGDA; this comes from the coding sequence GTGATCGTTCACTGGCACCGGCGGGACCTTCGGACGGTCGACAACCGCGGGCTCGCACGCGCCGCGTCGATCGACGAGCCAATCGTTCCGCTTTTCGTCCTCGACCCGACCGTTCTCGAGCACGCGTCGCCGGTGCGGGTCGCGTGCCTGCTCGAGGCGCTCCACGACCTGCGGTCTCGGTATCGGGAGTACGGGAGCGATCTGATCGTCGAGCGCGGGGAGGCAAGCGGGGTCGTCCCCGACGTCGCCGCCGAGTACGACGCGTCGAGCGTCGTCTGGAACGAGGACTACAGCGGTCTCGCGCGCGAGCGTGACCGGGCTGTTCGGGCGGCGCTCGCAGACGACGGCGTCAACTGCGAGTCGGTCCACGATTCGATCCACCACGAACCGGGGTCGATCACGCCAAACCAGGGTGAGCATTACTCGGTCTTTTCGTACTTCTGGACGAAGTGGCGCGATCGCGAGAAGCGGGTACCTGCGGACGAGCCTGCTGGGACCGATTTCGCGACCGTTTCCGGCGAGACGATTCCGTCGCTCGCGGAACTCGGATTCGACGACCCAGCGGCCTCGCCGCCCACCGTAACGACGACGGCCGCTCGAGAGCGAGTCGAGGACTTCTGTGACGGGCCGATTTACCGCTACGCCGCAGAGCGCGACTATCCGGCCACTGACGGGACGTCGCGGCTCTCTCCCCACTGCAAGTGGGGAACGATCGGTCCGCGGGAACTGTACGCGGCCACGGAGCAGGCCGCCGAGCGAGCCGAGACGGCCGACGATCGTGAGAGCGTCCGCGAGTTCCAGCGCCAACTCGCGTGGCGCGAGTTCTACGCGCACGTGCTCGCGTTCAACCCCGAGACAGTCGTCGAGAACTTCAGCGGCTACGCGAACGAGATCGAGTGGCGCAACGACCCCGACGAACTGGAGGCGTGGAAGGCCGGCGAGACGGGGTATCCCATCGTCGACGCCGGGATGCGGCAGCTCCGCGCGGAGGGGTGGATGCACAACCGCGTGCGGATGCTCGTCGCCTCCTTTCTGACGAAGGACTTGCTGACGGACTGGCGGGCGGGATACGACTGGTTCCGGCGACTACTCGCCGACCACGACACCGCGAACGACGTCGGCGGCTGGCAGTGGGCCGGGTCGACCGGGACCGACGCCCAGCCGTACTTCCGCGTGTTCAATCCGATGAAGCAGGGCCGCGAGTACGATCCCGACGGCGAGTACGTCCGCGAGTACGTTTCCGAACTCGGCGAGGCGAGCGCCGACGAGATTCACGGCTGGCACGACCTCGAGCCAGCCGAGCGGGAGCGAATCGCGCCAGCGTATCCGGCACCGATCGTCGAACACGCCGATCGACGGGAGCGGGCGATCGAACTGTTCGAGCGAGCGCGGGGTGAGGGGGACGCCTAA
- a CDS encoding RNA methyltransferase: MTDESIPDGSPPSRTTPAVAVVDAQSPGNVGTIARAMKNFGFEDLLLIDPPTLDPDGEAYGFAGHAREDVLPNADEIGFDSLVENYHTIGCTAVTNEDDHSHMRFPYSTPAELADRLPTVESPTALVFGRERVGLTNAELAQIDEICSIPANADYPVLNLGQAATITLYELRTLTLDETQLPDLERVRAPEPTVDRLYDQWAALLEEINRPEEKRDKTMRMLRRVFGRADLTEREANTLLGLLRRATERPAED, from the coding sequence ATGACCGACGAATCGATCCCGGACGGATCGCCTCCGAGTCGAACGACGCCGGCGGTTGCGGTCGTCGACGCCCAGTCGCCGGGCAACGTCGGAACCATCGCTCGCGCGATGAAGAACTTCGGCTTCGAGGATCTCCTGCTCATCGATCCGCCGACACTCGACCCCGACGGGGAAGCGTACGGCTTCGCAGGGCACGCTCGAGAGGACGTCCTCCCGAACGCCGATGAGATCGGTTTCGACTCGCTCGTCGAGAACTACCACACGATCGGTTGTACGGCCGTCACGAATGAAGACGATCACAGTCACATGCGGTTTCCCTATTCGACGCCCGCTGAGCTAGCCGATCGGCTGCCGACCGTCGAATCACCGACCGCGCTCGTGTTCGGTCGCGAGCGCGTCGGTCTGACGAACGCGGAACTCGCACAGATCGACGAGATCTGTTCGATCCCCGCGAACGCTGACTATCCCGTCCTCAACCTCGGGCAGGCGGCCACGATCACGCTCTACGAACTCCGGACCCTGACCCTTGACGAGACGCAGTTACCCGACCTCGAGCGCGTCCGCGCTCCCGAACCGACTGTCGATCGGCTCTACGACCAGTGGGCGGCCCTACTCGAGGAGATCAATCGCCCCGAGGAGAAACGCGACAAGACGATGCGGATGCTGCGGCGGGTGTTCGGTCGGGCCGACCTGACCGAGCGTGAGGCGAACACGCTGCTGGGACTCCTCCGTCGGGCGACCGAACGGCCTGCCGAGGACTGA
- the folP gene encoding dihydropteroate synthase, whose protein sequence is MNSVDAAGLGIGDDYPPRIMGVLNVSEESPYDPSVFDDPGEAARYVDEELIGEGADIVDIGLESANKRFDVLSADEELERLHVALDTIESVSGDAIFSIETRYAEVADEALSQGFDMVNDICGFADREMPRVCEEHDVAVAKMAGPPDLERPGAVEETDWSARKSPDWAETADYVDQVYEALKQNGLTDKTIVDPAFGGWSKAQTLEDDRETFRRLREFRALGRPMLVSINRKNFLGEIADRETEERLPVSLAATAMAVERGAHVIRTHDVAETRDAALIGKAFTERASVTADGLTISQLDVHSTREFRTQLRERGIDPAIAGDWQPQLLEIDGLAPDAIDRLTTVALEHGAVVRRVTGGNCVIVGSTDAISDVATDLTAKNDSLSGIGRKLSGVLR, encoded by the coding sequence ATGAACAGCGTCGACGCCGCCGGTCTGGGGATCGGAGACGACTACCCGCCCCGGATCATGGGCGTACTGAACGTCAGCGAGGAGTCTCCCTACGATCCGAGCGTCTTCGACGATCCCGGCGAGGCGGCTCGCTACGTCGACGAGGAGCTAATCGGAGAAGGGGCCGACATCGTGGATATCGGCCTCGAGTCCGCGAACAAACGCTTCGACGTGCTCTCGGCCGACGAGGAACTCGAGCGGCTACACGTCGCGCTCGACACGATCGAGAGCGTCTCTGGGGATGCGATCTTCTCGATCGAGACGCGCTACGCCGAGGTCGCCGACGAGGCCCTCTCGCAGGGGTTCGACATGGTCAACGACATCTGTGGCTTCGCCGACCGCGAGATGCCGCGGGTCTGCGAGGAGCACGACGTCGCCGTCGCGAAGATGGCGGGCCCGCCGGATCTCGAGCGACCGGGAGCGGTCGAGGAAACCGATTGGTCGGCCCGGAAGTCGCCCGACTGGGCGGAAACGGCCGACTACGTCGATCAGGTCTACGAGGCGTTGAAACAGAACGGGCTGACCGATAAGACGATCGTCGACCCCGCGTTCGGCGGGTGGAGCAAGGCCCAGACGCTCGAGGACGACCGCGAGACGTTTCGGCGGCTCCGGGAGTTCCGGGCGCTCGGACGACCGATGCTGGTCTCGATCAATCGGAAGAACTTCCTCGGCGAGATCGCGGACCGGGAGACCGAGGAGCGACTCCCGGTCAGCCTCGCGGCGACGGCGATGGCCGTCGAACGCGGCGCGCACGTGATCCGGACCCACGATGTGGCCGAAACGCGGGACGCAGCCCTGATCGGGAAGGCGTTCACCGAGCGCGCGAGCGTCACCGCGGACGGACTCACGATCTCGCAACTGGACGTCCACTCCACCCGGGAGTTTCGAACGCAGCTCCGGGAACGCGGCATCGATCCCGCGATCGCCGGCGACTGGCAGCCCCAACTCCTCGAGATCGATGGCCTTGCACCCGACGCGATCGACCGGCTTACGACGGTCGCACTCGAGCACGGCGCGGTCGTCCGACGGGTGACCGGCGGGAACTGCGTGATCGTGGGATCGACAGATGCGATTTCTGACGTTGCCACCGATCTCACGGCCAAAAATGACAGTCTCAGTGGTATCGGACGGAAGCTGTCAGGGGTGCTGCGTTAA
- the gatE gene encoding Glu-tRNA(Gln) amidotransferase subunit GatE gives MTEYDYESLGLVAGLEIHQQLDTATKLFCQCPTDLREPEASTRRFTRYLHPTRSELGELDDAAVEESMVEREFEYLAYDSTCLVEEDDEPPHELDAEALETTLEVAQLMDMSPVDRAHVMRKIVVDGSNTSGFQRSSLIATDGEIETSDGTVGIEDMLLEEESAQRVEETDEGVRYSLDRLGIPLVEIGTSPDISSPEQALEAAERIGMLLRSTGKVKRGLGTIRQDVNVSIEEGARVEIKGVQSLDDIDDIVRNEVARQAELVAIRDELSELEASVGDVRDVTEVFEGTESGVIGGALNSGGSVMAVPLYGFDGIVGREIAPDRRLGTEFSDHAKRHGAGGIFHTDELPAYGVTEDEVASLRDAVGARSEDAVAIVAADTEIAESAIDAVAERAETALEGVPEETRGANDDGTTRYLRPLPGAARMYPETDVPPVEPDPSDVPEPELLTAKVERYQDEYGLGEGLAEQVAYGGYMPLFEDVVADGIDPTLAATTLESTLTELRRDGVPVENLTREHLEAVFAMAEGGDLAREGVPDLLTALAEEPEQSADEAAEAAGLGSAGEEEVREAVVEVVERNEGQVEAEGMQAFSGLMGECMGALRGKADGDLVSELLREEIQKRA, from the coding sequence ATGACCGAGTACGATTACGAGTCCCTCGGACTCGTCGCCGGGCTGGAGATCCACCAGCAACTCGACACGGCGACGAAGCTGTTCTGCCAGTGTCCGACCGATCTCCGCGAGCCCGAGGCGTCGACGCGCCGGTTCACGCGCTACCTCCATCCCACCCGGAGCGAACTTGGGGAACTCGACGACGCCGCCGTCGAGGAGAGCATGGTCGAGCGCGAGTTCGAATACCTCGCCTACGACTCGACCTGTCTCGTCGAGGAGGACGACGAGCCGCCCCACGAACTCGACGCGGAGGCCCTCGAGACGACGCTCGAGGTCGCTCAGCTGATGGATATGAGCCCCGTCGATCGAGCCCACGTGATGCGCAAGATAGTCGTCGACGGCTCGAACACGTCGGGTTTTCAGCGCTCGTCGTTGATCGCCACCGACGGCGAGATCGAAACGAGCGACGGCACGGTCGGGATCGAGGACATGCTACTCGAGGAGGAGAGCGCCCAGCGCGTCGAAGAGACCGACGAGGGGGTCCGCTACAGCCTCGACCGACTCGGCATTCCGCTGGTCGAGATCGGGACGAGCCCGGACATTTCGAGCCCCGAACAGGCCCTCGAGGCGGCCGAACGGATCGGGATGTTGCTGCGTTCGACCGGGAAGGTCAAGCGGGGACTGGGAACGATCCGCCAGGACGTCAACGTCTCGATCGAAGAGGGCGCTCGCGTCGAGATCAAGGGCGTCCAGAGCCTCGACGACATCGACGACATCGTGCGCAACGAGGTCGCTCGACAGGCCGAACTCGTCGCGATTCGGGACGAACTTTCGGAGCTCGAGGCGTCGGTCGGTGACGTTCGGGACGTGACCGAGGTCTTCGAGGGTACCGAGAGCGGCGTCATCGGCGGTGCACTGAACAGCGGCGGGTCTGTGATGGCGGTACCACTCTACGGCTTCGACGGTATCGTGGGCCGCGAGATCGCCCCCGATCGCCGGCTCGGAACCGAGTTCTCGGATCACGCGAAGCGCCACGGCGCGGGCGGGATCTTCCACACGGACGAACTGCCCGCGTACGGAGTCACCGAAGACGAGGTCGCGTCGCTTCGAGACGCCGTCGGAGCGAGATCCGAAGATGCCGTCGCGATCGTCGCAGCCGACACCGAGATCGCGGAGTCGGCGATCGACGCCGTCGCGGAGCGGGCGGAAACCGCACTCGAGGGCGTTCCCGAGGAGACACGCGGTGCGAACGACGACGGGACGACCCGGTACCTGCGACCGCTGCCCGGCGCGGCGCGGATGTACCCCGAGACGGACGTGCCGCCCGTCGAACCGGACCCGAGCGACGTTCCGGAACCCGAGTTGCTGACCGCGAAGGTCGAGCGCTATCAGGACGAGTACGGGCTCGGCGAGGGGCTGGCCGAACAGGTCGCCTACGGCGGGTACATGCCGCTGTTCGAGGACGTCGTCGCGGATGGAATCGATCCGACGCTGGCGGCGACGACGCTCGAGTCGACGCTGACCGAACTTCGGCGCGACGGTGTGCCAGTCGAAAATCTGACTCGAGAGCACCTCGAGGCGGTCTTCGCGATGGCCGAGGGCGGAGACCTCGCGCGTGAGGGGGTTCCGGATCTGCTGACGGCGCTCGCGGAAGAGCCCGAACAGTCCGCCGACGAAGCTGCCGAAGCCGCCGGACTCGGTTCTGCGGGCGAGGAAGAGGTCCGGGAGGCAGTCGTCGAGGTCGTCGAACGAAACGAGGGTCAGGTCGAAGCAGAGGGAATGCAGGCCTTTTCGGGGCTCATGGGCGAGTGTATGGGCGCGCTACGGGGGAAAGCCGACGGCGATCTCGTGAGCGAACTCCTGCGCGAGGAGATTCAGAAGCGAGCATAG
- a CDS encoding heme ABC transporter ATP-binding protein: MTGIDRAGERDAVNRNLDPATITVEDCSLSFGDLEVLDTVSLSIEPGEFVGFVGPNGAGKTTLLRAISGALEPDSGTVAIGGDDIHELSSRAASRLVSVVPQDTTLSFSFPIRDVVEMGRHPHRSRFSSPTSEDCAAVERALERTRTTELADRPIDEVSGGQRQRVVLARAIAQETPVMLLDEPTGSLDVNHQIETLELVRELVDEGRTVCAAIHDLDLAARYCDRLVMLADGDVYRDGPPSDVLTGDALGDVFDATATVTTHPLTGSETVTAFPRSGDGAWSGADRSTVRIHVLGTGAIAARVLAQLENARDEDSEANPPALEVSLGPVTDGDTAAETARSLAVDCIEIPPFESLSPAHLTTFETVVREADVTVVTESVLDTSGGGTRRLLEVADAIADSIVIATKGESEEDESPESDAGASRERVSAVESKSALEVPAERILEGVADALETGGDASRSIPDAESSNTGSTSSDGDSSSGVSAESSSD; the protein is encoded by the coding sequence ATGACTGGAATCGATCGAGCGGGCGAGCGGGACGCAGTCAATCGAAATCTCGACCCGGCCACGATCACCGTCGAGGACTGCTCGCTCTCCTTCGGCGATCTCGAGGTACTCGATACCGTCTCCCTCTCGATCGAGCCCGGGGAGTTCGTCGGCTTCGTCGGGCCGAACGGGGCTGGGAAGACGACGCTCCTCCGCGCGATCAGCGGCGCGCTCGAGCCCGATTCCGGAACGGTCGCCATCGGCGGAGACGATATCCACGAACTCTCCTCGCGAGCCGCAAGCCGACTCGTCTCCGTGGTTCCCCAAGACACGACGCTCTCGTTTTCGTTCCCCATCCGTGACGTTGTCGAGATGGGGCGACATCCACACCGCTCGCGGTTTTCGTCGCCGACGTCGGAGGACTGCGCCGCGGTCGAGCGCGCCCTCGAGCGGACCCGGACGACGGAGTTGGCCGACCGGCCGATCGACGAAGTCAGCGGCGGGCAGCGCCAGCGGGTCGTGCTGGCGCGGGCGATCGCTCAGGAAACGCCGGTCATGTTGCTCGACGAGCCAACGGGGAGCCTCGACGTCAATCACCAGATAGAGACGCTCGAGTTGGTCCGCGAACTGGTCGACGAGGGACGGACCGTCTGCGCGGCGATTCACGATCTTGATCTGGCCGCGCGGTACTGCGACCGGCTCGTGATGCTCGCCGACGGCGACGTCTATCGCGACGGTCCACCATCGGACGTACTAACGGGTGATGCCCTCGGTGACGTCTTCGACGCGACCGCGACGGTCACCACACATCCGCTCACCGGGTCCGAAACCGTGACGGCGTTCCCCCGTTCAGGGGACGGTGCATGGAGCGGTGCCGATCGGAGTACCGTTCGAATCCACGTTCTCGGAACCGGGGCGATCGCTGCGCGCGTGCTCGCCCAACTCGAGAACGCGCGAGACGAGGACAGTGAGGCCAACCCTCCCGCCCTCGAGGTTAGTCTCGGTCCGGTCACCGACGGGGATACGGCGGCCGAAACCGCCCGCTCGCTCGCGGTCGACTGCATCGAAATCCCGCCGTTCGAATCGCTCTCACCGGCCCATCTGACGACGTTCGAGACCGTCGTTCGGGAGGCCGACGTGACCGTCGTTACGGAGAGCGTGCTCGACACCTCCGGCGGAGGAACACGTCGCCTTCTCGAGGTCGCGGATGCGATCGCCGACTCGATCGTGATCGCAACGAAGGGGGAATCAGAGGAAGACGAATCTCCGGAAAGCGACGCCGGTGCGTCGCGAGAGCGGGTATCCGCGGTTGAATCGAAATCCGCTCTCGAGGTGCCAGCGGAGCGGATACTCGAGGGGGTTGCGGACGCGCTCGAAACCGGCGGTGACGCGTCACGCTCGATTCCGGACGCGGAGTCGTCGAATACCGGGTCAACGTCGTCGGATGGTGACTCGAGTTCGGGCGTGTCGGCCGAGTCCTCGAGCGACTGA
- a CDS encoding Cdc6/Cdc18 family protein: MSANDDRDPLFRYDDPVFADERLLEITHLPGPDRIVGRDEQMQRVADALNPAVFGSEPNHLFIFGKTGTGKSLISRSVTQRVITEAQHDDVTVKYAFIDCGEQNTEASIVKTIAQIVNDPDSSGVTVPDRGLGTGDYYKRLWQSIDHCTDVTIVILDEIDMLEDDEVLRKLSRAGENRRISDSSIGIIGISNKIDFPDHLSERVKSSLSRDELVFSPYDANQLVEILEKRRDAFHDGVLSDDVIPLTAALAAQEHGDARKAIDILRNAGRIAKKRSDTRVTADHVRDAKEKTEADRFNELIEGSPQQAKAILYSLTLLTENSSEKEFTTKIIYNQYKEIARRLDFDVLSERRVQEILQEQNFLNVIQSEREGRGRGRGAHAKHRLLENPSIVKKVLLRDSRLAVLEDEE; encoded by the coding sequence ATGTCCGCCAACGACGATCGAGACCCGCTCTTCCGGTACGACGATCCGGTCTTCGCCGACGAGCGCCTGCTCGAGATCACGCACCTCCCAGGCCCCGATCGGATCGTCGGTCGCGACGAGCAGATGCAACGTGTTGCGGACGCCCTGAACCCGGCAGTCTTCGGAAGCGAGCCGAACCACCTGTTCATCTTCGGCAAGACCGGCACCGGGAAATCGCTCATCTCGCGATCGGTCACCCAGCGCGTGATCACCGAGGCCCAGCACGACGACGTCACCGTCAAGTACGCCTTTATCGACTGCGGCGAGCAAAATACGGAGGCGTCGATCGTCAAGACGATCGCCCAGATCGTCAACGACCCCGACTCCAGCGGGGTTACCGTCCCCGATCGGGGACTGGGAACCGGCGACTACTACAAGCGTCTCTGGCAGTCCATCGACCACTGCACCGACGTCACCATCGTTATCCTCGACGAGATCGACATGCTCGAGGACGATGAGGTCCTCCGCAAACTCTCGCGGGCCGGCGAAAACCGACGAATCTCGGACTCCAGCATCGGTATCATCGGCATCTCGAACAAGATAGATTTCCCCGACCACCTCTCCGAACGCGTCAAGTCGAGCCTCTCGCGGGACGAACTCGTCTTCTCACCGTACGACGCGAATCAGCTCGTCGAGATCCTCGAGAAGCGCCGCGATGCGTTCCACGATGGTGTCCTTTCGGATGACGTGATCCCGCTCACGGCCGCACTCGCCGCCCAGGAACACGGCGATGCGCGCAAGGCGATCGACATCCTCCGGAACGCGGGCCGGATCGCGAAGAAGCGAAGCGACACGCGGGTGACCGCGGATCACGTCCGCGACGCCAAGGAGAAGACCGAGGCCGACCGGTTCAACGAACTGATCGAGGGCTCTCCCCAGCAGGCCAAGGCGATCCTCTACTCGCTAACGCTGCTGACGGAGAACAGTTCGGAAAAGGAGTTCACGACGAAGATCATCTACAACCAGTACAAGGAGATCGCCCGCCGGCTCGATTTCGACGTCCTCTCCGAGCGCCGCGTTCAGGAGATCCTGCAGGAACAGAACTTCCTCAACGTGATCCAGTCCGAGCGCGAGGGACGCGGCCGCGGCCGCGGCGCACATGCGAAACACCGCCTGCTCGAGAACCCCTCGATCGTCAAGAAAGTGCTCCTTCGGGACTCGCGGCTGGCAGTGCTCGAGGACGAGGAGTAG
- the btuC gene encoding vitamin B12 ABC transporter permease BtuC: MKRSVRTAVWSTGLAGLLVVAVVVSAALGPVRIDPLTVAMAILNGIVVPSGLETGSGTLPVFGWSVPVVGLEYASVFSFDVPETHQFIVTRMRLPRIVLAATVGFALAAAGTVMQGFFRNPLADPSIIGVSSGAAAGAVALIAFPAIVPFGNLHLAAFAGALTTAFLVYAIATEGGRTPVATLLLAGVAVQAFLGSLISYMLIHSGDGLREAVVWLMGSLRDRGWSDVAFALPVTLIGVLILGAYARELNVLLLGEEDAHHLGVDVERTKLLLLALASIVTAAGVAVTGVIGFVGLVVPHIMRLLVGPDHRILFPTSALAGASFLVVTDTIARWPAGPTEVPVGIVTAALGAPFFLFLLTRREVHSV, encoded by the coding sequence ATGAAGCGATCGGTCCGGACAGCGGTCTGGTCGACGGGCCTCGCGGGCCTGCTCGTCGTCGCCGTCGTCGTCAGCGCCGCACTCGGACCGGTTCGGATCGATCCCCTGACCGTCGCGATGGCGATCCTGAACGGGATCGTCGTCCCGTCGGGCCTCGAAACCGGATCCGGAACCCTGCCGGTATTCGGCTGGTCGGTTCCAGTGGTGGGCCTCGAGTACGCGTCCGTCTTCTCGTTCGACGTTCCCGAAACGCACCAGTTCATCGTCACGCGGATGCGACTTCCCCGCATCGTCCTCGCAGCCACGGTCGGATTCGCACTCGCCGCTGCGGGGACGGTTATGCAGGGTTTCTTCCGGAACCCGCTCGCGGACCCCTCGATCATCGGTGTTTCGTCCGGCGCTGCAGCCGGCGCGGTCGCGCTGATCGCTTTCCCGGCAATCGTTCCGTTCGGAAACCTGCACCTCGCCGCGTTCGCGGGTGCACTCACGACCGCGTTTCTCGTCTACGCTATCGCCACCGAAGGTGGTCGAACGCCAGTCGCAACGCTGTTGCTCGCCGGAGTCGCCGTCCAAGCGTTCCTGGGATCACTGATTTCGTATATGCTCATCCACAGCGGCGACGGTCTCAGGGAAGCCGTCGTCTGGCTGATGGGGAGCTTGCGAGACCGGGGATGGAGCGACGTCGCGTTCGCACTGCCAGTCACCCTCATCGGCGTTCTCATTCTCGGCGCGTACGCGCGGGAACTCAACGTCCTCTTGCTCGGCGAGGAGGACGCACACCATCTCGGCGTCGATGTCGAACGGACGAAGCTACTGTTGCTCGCGCTGGCAAGCATCGTTACCGCAGCGGGCGTCGCCGTCACCGGCGTGATCGGCTTCGTTGGACTCGTCGTACCACACATCATGCGGCTGCTCGTTGGGCCCGACCACCGGATCCTCTTTCCGACGAGTGCCCTCGCAGGGGCCTCGTTTCTGGTCGTGACCGACACGATCGCGCGGTGGCCAGCCGGGCCGACCGAAGTCCCAGTCGGCATCGTTACGGCGGCGCTCGGGGCCCCGTTCTTCCTGTTTCTGCTCACTCGCCGGGAGGTGCATTCGGTATGA
- a CDS encoding HTH domain-containing protein produces MTDTTAEITTVCHVRAPLLLEPVDAQVETLQACESEGAVDELLLRSWPKEVALSEESPHQEVLENFERFAEWADERGVSVRPPFRKRTTTSQVTGTTRQRLVTPLLCLELYADDELIGVFPHTNEAAEETYTTDEAIATLRTGELPTPLGSVRDADASLESAMSDTCPDCGGSLIDGQGLFACSDCGWIGTVTESGRYETRPDRPARERESALIESR; encoded by the coding sequence ATGACTGACACCACAGCCGAAATTACGACCGTCTGCCACGTTCGCGCACCGCTGTTGCTCGAGCCGGTCGACGCCCAGGTCGAGACGCTTCAGGCCTGCGAGTCCGAGGGCGCGGTCGACGAGTTGCTCCTCCGGAGCTGGCCCAAGGAAGTCGCGCTCTCCGAGGAGAGTCCCCACCAGGAAGTCCTCGAGAACTTCGAGCGGTTCGCCGAGTGGGCCGACGAGCGCGGCGTGAGCGTCCGCCCGCCGTTCCGGAAGCGGACGACGACCTCGCAGGTGACCGGGACGACGCGACAGCGACTCGTGACGCCGCTGTTGTGCCTCGAGCTGTACGCGGACGACGAACTGATCGGCGTTTTCCCCCACACGAACGAGGCGGCAGAGGAAACGTACACGACAGACGAGGCGATCGCCACGCTCCGAACGGGCGAACTCCCGACGCCCCTCGGGTCGGTCAGGGATGCGGACGCGAGCCTGGAGTCGGCGATGTCGGATACCTGCCCCGACTGCGGCGGCTCTCTGATCGATGGCCAGGGACTGTTCGCCTGTAGCGATTGCGGGTGGATCGGTACCGTTACCGAATCCGGCCGATACGAGACTCGGCCGGACCGACCCGCACGAGAGCGCGAGTCGGCGCTCATCGAGTCTCGCTAA